The Legionella spiritensis DNA segment GGCTAAACGAACGGGCAGGGGGTTGACGTTGTTTGATGACAGCGATACCACGCAGGCTGTTTGTAAGGTTATTCGTTCCCGCTCAGGCAATTCCCATGGTTTTTTTGCTGATAGCAGCCCGAAGCAAATCAGTTCGAATGAAGTTATCACGCGGAGTAAAGACCCCAAGGGATTTCAAAGCTCGGGTTTTAATCAATAGCGGGTGCCAGAGAGTGGCTGGTTCAAATGAGCTTCTTTTTTTTGAAAAAATAAAACATGGCCGCGGCGATGGCGGTCATGATAACCATGATAACAGGATAGGCGTAACGCCATTTTAATTCCGGCATGAATTCAAAATTCATCCCGTATACGCCTGCAATAAAAGTCAGGGGAATAAAAATACTGGCGAAAAGAGTAAGGACCTTCATGGTTTCATTCATGCGGTTGTTGAGTGCCGATAAATAAATTTCCAGCATGCCGGCCGACATTTCCCTGTGCAGATCGATAAGTTCGACCAGGCGGATGGCGTGATCGTGCAGATCCCGGTAATAAATCAGGTATCTGGATTCAATGAAATGATTCTGTTCCGGGGAAACAAGCAAATGAATGATGTCACGCAACGGTGCAATGACTTTGCGCATGGTAATGGTGCGGCGTTTTATGGCATATAATTCATTGAGGGAAATATCAGCCGGGTCAACGATTAATCTATCCTCAACGGCTGACAAGGTGTCTTCCGCTGCCTCGACGAAATTAAAATAGTCATCGACAATATTATCCATAATGAGGTAAGCCAGATATTTGGTACCATGATTGCGGATCAGAGAGTTATCCGCGCTCAGGCGTTTGTACAGTGTCGATAAATCATAATGGTCGGATTCGCGAAAAGTGAGCAGCAAATTGTTTCTCACAATCATGCTGAACTGTTCACTGCCGTAGGTCAGCTGATTCCCCGGCGCCTGCAGCAATTTCAACACGATAAACAGCCCGTCGTTTAAAACATCCAGCTTGGAGCGCTGTTTGGTGTTAAGGATATCCTCCAGAATGAGCGGGTGGATGTTGAACGTGTTGCAGCAATCACAAATGGTTTCCACTTTGGACAAACCGGCGACGTCAATCCAGACGTATTTGTGGTTGTCCAGAGCCTGATGGATCTTTGCGGTATCGTGATGATTGTATTGATGATAGGATTGATCATCATAGATATGAACACGGATAGTGGTTGGCAACGGCTCCCTGTCGCCTACGTAAATTGCTGATCCGGGCAGCATCCCGGTCTTGGCGGAGACTTTTTGCTTATGTTTTGTCATAGTCCATTAAGCTCTGTTGACAGTGCGTTTCGCTATGATTGTCATTATACATGTGGCAGGGAAAAATCATACTTTGATAAAATATGACCCGGATTATGTCATTCCCATGCAGCCCCGGCGTGTTCCTGCCATTTTTTTGTCATGTATGGTGATAAAATTTGCCAGCATAACGATGCTGATGATATATTAATGAACAATTAGCGACGGCATTAGCTCTATTTCGCGTGATAAACAGACATTTTAGGGGATTTTACAGTATGAAATGTCAACAGTCTGCAAATGGCGTGTTTTTTTCTGCCGCTGCCGTAAGCGGGCGAATTTTGTTATGATACTTTCCAATCCGGCCGTGCAGCCTCGCAGCTACCTCATTCTGACCGCGGCTATGATGACCAGTCTTATTTTGCTCATCAACACGTCTTTTAAAATTATCGTATTTCAGGGAATGATGTTCACGGCCAGCAGTGTGATTTGTCCTTTGGTCGCCTGTTTGTATCTGGTCGTTCTGAGGGAGTGTACGTTCAAGCAGCAGCGGCAGGTACTTAACCAGTCGTTATTAGCCTTGTATTTGTTTTCCATAGGTATTTATCTTCTGGTCAATTTACCCTCTGCGGATTATGTACGTGACAATCTGGCGTATCAGATTGTCTTTGAGGATATCCCCAAAAAGTTTTTTGCGGCAACGCTCGCGTTTGGCTTGAGTTTTTATTTACCGCACTTGCTTTGTTGCTCGAGGCAAAGCGAGGTAATTACCTCGCCGCGTAAACGGGTGTTGCTGGTTCTGTTTGGCGGATTGGGATTTTTCACTATCGATTTTCTGTTGTTGTTTTCCGAGCCGCACGTGCAGAATTTTAATCCCATATACATTGACTCGCTGATGATAGCCGCCGGGATCATGTTTTCGGTCAGTATTTTGTATCTTGCCTGCCTGTTAAATAAATGGGCGAAAATCAGAGCCCGCCGTTCAAGCATCCCGGATTTTTTATCCGCGCCCCTTTACCATTATCTGGTGGGATTTTCAGTCATTATTATTTTAATTTGCCTGGCCTGTGAATACCGGTTGATTTCATTCAGTCACGGATGGACCTTGGCTGCCTGCAGCATTCTTGTTCCGCCTGGCCTTATCGCCGCCAGTTTGATTGGCGAGCTATATGGGTATAAAGCGAATTTGTATTTGATGGTAGTGCTGATGCTTAGTCAGTTGATGTTTAATTTATTGCTAATGGTGACGATGATGCCCCCGTCGCCCAATTTTTTTGATATTAATCCATTCTACCTGTTTATCATGCCAAGACGTATTCCCGTTTTAATATTGGCTTTGTTCGTGCTGTATGCTTGTAACGCGCTGGTACTGGAGTATTTAAAAAACAGCCGTTATGGTTCTGTTTACCGCGGCCTTCGCATTTTTATGGCGAATCTAAGTGCGCTTTCGCTGTTGTTTCTGGTGAACTACCAGTTATTGTTTTCCGGTATTTACCCTCATGAACAGGCTTTGGAGCTGGCCGTGACCAGTTGGGTTTATCAGGTTGCGTTTATTCTGGTAAGTCTTCCTCTCGTGTTGAGGCTATATAGCCTGTTGGGTAGTTATGTGAGTAATAACGAGGTCGTTACCCCTGATTATGATAATGTTCACAGAGCCTAACTGATCCCGCGTTTCACGCGGGCTACGCGCTCTGGAAATTGCGCAGCCCGTTGGTGTGTTATTCTCTCTTTTTGACGGGACGCTTCCAGCCAAAAATGGTTTTTTGCCTGCTTTCGGTCAGGGTTAGTTCGCCGGGCGGCGCATGTCTGCGGATCGTGCTGCCGGCCCCTATGGTTGCGTTGGCGCCAATGGTGACCGGAGCGACCAACTGGGTGTCGGAGCCGACAAACACCCCGTCTTCAATAATGGTCTGATGTTTGTTGACGCCATCGTAATTGCAGGTGATGGTTCCGGCTCCGATGTTGACGTCTCTGCCGATGGTGACGTCACCCAGATAACTCAAATGACTGGCTTTGCTTCCAGCGCCGA contains these protein-coding regions:
- the corA gene encoding magnesium/cobalt transporter CorA, with amino-acid sequence MTKHKQKVSAKTGMLPGSAIYVGDREPLPTTIRVHIYDDQSYHQYNHHDTAKIHQALDNHKYVWIDVAGLSKVETICDCCNTFNIHPLILEDILNTKQRSKLDVLNDGLFIVLKLLQAPGNQLTYGSEQFSMIVRNNLLLTFRESDHYDLSTLYKRLSADNSLIRNHGTKYLAYLIMDNIVDDYFNFVEAAEDTLSAVEDRLIVDPADISLNELYAIKRRTITMRKVIAPLRDIIHLLVSPEQNHFIESRYLIYYRDLHDHAIRLVELIDLHREMSAGMLEIYLSALNNRMNETMKVLTLFASIFIPLTFIAGVYGMNFEFMPELKWRYAYPVIMVIMTAIAAAMFYFFKKKKLI
- a CDS encoding VUT family protein; protein product: MILSNPAVQPRSYLILTAAMMTSLILLINTSFKIIVFQGMMFTASSVICPLVACLYLVVLRECTFKQQRQVLNQSLLALYLFSIGIYLLVNLPSADYVRDNLAYQIVFEDIPKKFFAATLAFGLSFYLPHLLCCSRQSEVITSPRKRVLLVLFGGLGFFTIDFLLLFSEPHVQNFNPIYIDSLMIAAGIMFSVSILYLACLLNKWAKIRARRSSIPDFLSAPLYHYLVGFSVIIILICLACEYRLISFSHGWTLAACSILVPPGLIAASLIGELYGYKANLYLMVVLMLSQLMFNLLLMVTMMPPSPNFFDINPFYLFIMPRRIPVLILALFVLYACNALVLEYLKNSRYGSVYRGLRIFMANLSALSLLFLVNYQLLFSGIYPHEQALELAVTSWVYQVAFILVSLPLVLRLYSLLGSYVSNNEVVTPDYDNVHRA